From a single Pseudomonas sp. A34-9 genomic region:
- a CDS encoding serine kinase/phosphatase → MTDSRRPYDAVQPEPIDDNEDRMGSVHELDFDEDQPSAKIGDEIPEREREQLMPRERVREAGMTGASVNDHEPTDDDMSPETLIHEDGARDAEEAGEDNPADWDLSLVDEDDIGGGNGLDEAELARRDPLDGNR, encoded by the coding sequence ATGACTGATTCACGACGTCCCTACGATGCGGTGCAACCAGAACCCATTGATGATAACGAAGACCGCATGGGTTCGGTGCATGAGCTGGATTTCGACGAAGACCAACCCAGCGCGAAAATCGGTGATGAGATCCCGGAGCGTGAGCGCGAGCAGTTGATGCCGCGTGAGCGGGTGCGCGAGGCCGGGATGACCGGGGCTTCGGTGAATGATCATGAGCCGACGGACGATGACATGAGCCCGGAAACGCTGATTCATGAAGACGGTGCGCGGGACGCCGAAGAGGCTGGCGAAGACAATCCGGCGGACTGGGATTTGAGCCTGGTCGATGAAGATGACATCGGCGGCGGTAATGGGCTGGATGAGGCGGAGCTGGCGCGGCGCGATCCGCTGGATGGCAACCGCTAA